caggtttgaagtcaattcgctaacgcgtattccagataatattgcggtatgttttttgccaaatgcgtcagacttgtcctaGAGAAttttacagagaggtctcaactatttcacacaaggttatgtacacggaattaaggtttggatggagcaggacgcaatgtcagagttacagcaaaatgttggcgatcgatgcaaaaaagtttgacgcctaacaatcttcatattgaaatccaacaggataaaatagtggaatcgtactgcagatgtaaagcaggatgagtactttttatttggaaagatcaTAGTAATATcatgtagtctttataagtgagttaggctcaattttctacaagtgcatttaaacaatggtgacagTCAAAGGCCTattcaccagatgaaaaagtttgacttggctcgtaatcgaacccagtgctatgtcttaaacgtctgatgtgatacaaaaaggtgaatagacatttctcttgcatgacatcgcgcatttacgtatctaTGCACCCGTATAACTAACCTGATTcattggcataaaacatgacacacttcaatcagcaggtcagtgatacactaacaaagtgaaagttgttctcctacaATGTAttaagcactgataataattaaataaaactcGGAGAAGATACTCCTCCCTTACCTTCGAACAAACagtcttgtgtttgttgatattgttcacatttagtagtacgtgcggtcttccgcaagccttaatccatcggagactcttcgtcaactgtgttttaggctttggaaaatgaatcaaccgggccccttacaacctagcaggatatattaaatcagaattgcacgttccccaagcgcatctgaggacaatttttttataacaacttttccaagcgcacgctactgacaaccagcattgcttgtgggacaatatggcaagAGGGGTGtctcaagccaggggttaagacaatgcggctatctgattggctattattgtacgagtgattgacagtttggaaaggtccattaaagtGATGTttaagccccccccctcctttttttctttgcaagaATACATGTTAAAACACAGTACCCTGAAGAATATTGCGtcagtggaaaaagaaataaccaGGATAAGTAATAAAATTCAGGAGGGCGTGATTAAAATATGTCCTTGAGTGCTAGGAATATTGCTATAGAAGTGTAATGCATTATTATCACTAcattaattttctgagctggttatcctcgcaagggtcgcaggagtgctggaggctattccagctatcatccAGCAGTAggtgtttgccagccaatcgcagggtgcataggggggaatactttttcacaccactgtaTGAGCATTTAAAAGtacttcaaataaaatgtgtaaaagagcaattgtgtttattttcagaTAACAGCAGGCAATGGAAAAGCACtgttaaaattaaatgaagatTCCTTTCACTGACATTTGTAATGTGCTGATGACTATGATGGATGTTGGTGAAGAGTGACTGGcttttggaaaagaaatgtTGACAAATCGAGTGGTGTGTGATCTCATTGACCTGTATTGACTCCATGAgggcaaaagagtgaaaaagTGATGGTTGGGGtgaatcaaagcaaagcaaatttattggtATAGACaacaatatacaatatacacaaGGTCACTCAGTGTGctgtacatgattaaaagcattcaaatagataaaaatattgggaaaaagtacaattaagaaAGCTTTTGgtacaagaaatatcactgaaaagtggaagtcctctaaaatgcatgaaaaaaagcaaagtttttaatctggattagAAAACACTCACcatggggctgacgtcacctctattggcaacttattccatttttttttgcatcataatACCTAAATGCTGCTTCCCTGTGTTTtatttggactctgcactccatttttAGACCCGAGTAATTCGATCTCAGGGCCCTACTGGTtatgtattccattagcatttctttcatttattcagggcctaaaccatttaatgatttatagaatagtagcagaactttaaaatatattctaaaactAACTGGAACCCAGTGTAAAAACATTAGAAtttgagttatatgctctgaccattttgttctggtcacaacccaaacttcagcattctgaacgagctgcagctgtttaatgctctctTTGAACAGCCAagtcagaaaaccattacaatagtcaagtctacttgagataaaagcatggatgagcttctccttgtctgcttgacacatgcaaccTTTCACCTAACCCcaagatatgttcttcagaagGTAAAACGCTGTTTTAGGAATTGGTTTGATATGACTGGTGaaggtcaggtcagaatctatcagaacaccaaggtttcagacttggtctttgttttttacagagagtgagtccaggtatttacagacagcaaacctttttttctttattgccaaaaacaattcagttttgttgtggtttagttaaAGGAATTATTAGATCatgcagttatttatctgctttagacagtggcacaacacctcaattgaactatagtcatctggGACACTGATACATATAACTGTGTCTCATCTGCATAGTCATGATAGTCAAAAGTAAAGTTCATGAAAATATGACCCAAGGGCAGCATATACAGGTAGAACAGGACGGGTCCAAGAATTGACCCTTGAGGTACCCAATATGTCATTGCCAATTGACATTGAAAAGTGTCTGTACTGATGGTGGTCGTTGCTGTTGTGTGATAAGGAGTGTAGGCAATGTTCTGTAACTGATGAATGACTTTTCCTATAGTTCTTACAACTCTCTTAAGAGCTTTTTTTGTACACAGCTGAGCAGCTTACATATcatgaaaaaatacagtattttaaaatgctttaaatcCCTTCATCAAGCTCCGATATTCAACTCTCAATAGAGGGGTAGCATCCGAGCGTGAGGAGGCACCTCCTAATCTGAGACCACAGTCCCCAATCAGaaagggtggagtgccctctccaggtcaagaATGAGATCCATCTGGAAGTGGAAAAGTTCAAGTAACTTGCTTATGAATACAGGGAGAATGGAGTTGGATATCAACAGTgggattggtgcagcatctgcagttaTACGGACTCTATTGGTCTCTTGTGTTGAAGACGGAGCTAAGCTCGAAGTCAAAGCTTTCGATTTACCTGTTGATCAATTTAAGTAACCTCACATATGGtgacgagctgtgggtcatacCCAGGAAAATAAAATCGTGGGTGCAAGTGGCTGGAATTAGTTTCCTTTGCAGTGTGTCCTGACTCTTCCTTAGAAAAAAGATGAGAACCGCAATCATCTAGGAGGGGCTCGGCGAGAAACCCCTGCTCCTCTGAATCAAGACAAGCCGAATGAGACCAAATGCCACCCAGCCTCCAGTGCTGTACGCTGGTTGAAGGATAATCACagtaatttttacaaaaaaaaccccaaacaaaaatagaaaatgttcTGCTATCTGTCATTCCACAAAGACAACAGtattaacaacaacaagaaaaaatatgCTGGTGGAGCTAGATCCCTCCTTCACAATTGTGCCTACCCCCATGGTCAGCATCCACACGTAGAACTGTTCATGAACTGAACTGGAGATTTTATTACACTTATCATCGTgcacaatttgttttatttctattaTAAAACAATAGGTATAGTCCCATGATATTACAGATTAGGTGATGGTCTTTTTTCCTaatatttggacattttcaaatTAAGTAAATTATTGTAATATTCTGTAGTATGGTGAAACATAAGCCACCTAAACAAGTGAAATCTCTTTTCACAGTAACCCTGTTACATTGACCAGATCAGTTAACCCAAgaaatatgtttttggaatctgggggGGAAGCAAGAACAATGGAGAAAACGCAACTCAAGCACTAGAGGGCATGCAAACAATacagtttgaaaattaaattagaaattaaaactacattttaaatgCAGTTTTTCTTTGCTATCACGTACCTTTCATAATAAATACTGAAAAACATAATTATATTATAAAATTGTATTGCTTTAAGCAACTGCAATtcactggaaaccagttcacggtgtggcccgcctcttgcccaaagtcagctagggATGTGCTCCAGAACATCCgtaacccttatgaggataatcAGCACCGAGAATGGAtttttaattccattttatCATGAGAATGTGATGTCAAATCCAACATTGcttcaaaaatcaaaataaagtatTGCAAATGTTTTGGGTGGGTTGTCTTTCCTTTATTTGGGGATATTTAAACTATAGATTTAGACTATactggagtggccagagaaaacccaggcaggcacggggagaacatgcaaactcaacacagggggggatttgaaccccggtcctcagaacggtgtgGCCAGAAAATAATAAACTGTCAGTGTGTCCATGAAACTTCCCTCCACATAATATATTTGCAGATATAAGACAGgatacaaatgtaaattttacTTAAGTTTGTGTAAGAGTATGAAAGTGAAACCGAAATGATGATTTCTATATTAAGTGACAATAAAGCAACTCTCAAATTCTTCAGGTAAACTAAAAACTAACtctcatttttaaataatcctACAACCAGTCAAGATAGACTGAGCTTTGTCATATTATCAAATTACCCTTCACTTCTTCTTCGTCATCAAGCAAGCAGGTGGTTGCAATGGCCTTGGTCACAAGGTACGGGTCACAGTTTGCTGCAGGGCGGCGGTCCTCAAAGTAGCCTTTCTTTTCTTGACCCACCTGGCGAGGAATGCGGATACTGGCACCTCTGTTTGCAATTCCAGCAGAGAATTCATTGACGTTGGAAGTCTCATGAAGACCTGTGAGACGTCTCGTGTTGTCCTGACCACCGTGTGGGTCGTACTTCTTAATATGCTCCATGTGTTTTTTGCTCAGCTTCTTGATTGCCTGCTCAATGTATCTGTCATCAAAGATTACATAGTTGAATAGGTTATTGCTTGTTCTCAGCATTTAACTTTAATCTCTCTTTACACTCGGGCTCTATTTTCATAGATGGTCCGCAAAAACTGGCGCATGTTGATCACATCCCTGCCATACTCCTGAAGACTGGTCTACAACAAGCTAAGTGtaacaacacaaacaacatGTGTTCCTTGATATGTGGCCTGCACAATAGCAATTTGGTTGTACAAAGCAGTCATGATTCTGAGAGGACCACAGCaaatcattttcttcttctgccatgTCAAACTTTCAGTGCACTTGTAGCACACCACACTGAAAGACAATGCGACAAGGCCATTTGATGGGGCTGAATTGAAGCCGGCTGTGATCACATCCACACGAAATTGGCATCACCAGGTCTAACTTGTCTCTCCACAAAGTTACACCATGTAGCGCTGGATTTACACCAGTCACGAAAATAAAGCCCAACATGTCATATTGCTTCAAATATTTATATGATTCAAATTGATCATGAAGATAATTGTATACTGTCCCTCCTCAAATCATGACCTCCACTCACATGATGCAGTACCTCAATCATGAGCGTCATCTGCTTTAagaaaatcaccccccccccaaataatgTCCTCTTTCCTACCCTATAGATACCTGGTCCCCTTGGCATTTGAGTAAATAAATACCAACAGTCACTGTATGAAGAAAGACATGAGCTCTAAGCATTGTTTAAGATTTCAGTAATTCACAGTGCACATTACAAATTAGTAGGACGGGACTTTTTGAAAGGATAGTTTACTTACTGCAGTCCTCCCTCTTCCCTCATCTGCTTAGTGCTGACATTAGTATGGGCACCGGCACCATTCCAGTTTCCCTTAATTGGTTTTGGGTCCAGTGTTGCAGCAACCCCAAAATCCTCACATACACGATGCAACaagaagcgtgcaacccacagGTGATCTCCCATCTCAATACCTTCGCAGGGACCTACCTGGAACTCCCACTAATCCAAGAcaataaaacaagaaaaataactaAACAAGGGAACTAAATAAGAGGCTCTCTGGGGTTGAAAAACATTCTTTAGCGAAAGAATCACCATGGCCATGTAAATGGTGTTTGCTTTCTTTACTTGCCTGAGATGGCATAACTTCAGCATTTGTTCCAAAGATTTTGATCCCAGCGTAGAGGCATGCCTTGTAATGACATTCCACGATGTCCCGCCCAATAGCTTTGTCTGTGCCCACTGCACAGTAATAGGGACCtttaaatattcaaacaaatattaatCAATTATTGGATTGCCCTTGGGATTACCGGACTGGAGCATTGGAATAAATGGGTCACAGTTCAAATTTTACTACAGAACAAAATAAGTCAATCTTTTGGTCTGAAGCATTTGTAATAAATATTACAAACCATTGTTGGAGAGATATTAGATTACATCCTGACTACTGTCAGGTGCATTGCCATGGGGAGGACACCAAACCCCAGAAGCTTGTTACAAGAAGGGAATgttctcctttttttgtgtgcttttgtcCTTGGACGTCTGTATCCTCATTGAGTGCATGTGACTGTTGTGtgtttctgggtgttttttattttttggggggatgccCTCACCCCGTTACCAGCCCCTAAAAACCAGTAAATTTAAGACACAATTGGATTATCCTCTTTATTTGCCTTGTATCAATTGTGATGTTGTTGTTCTATAGAttctatacagtgaagaaaataagtatttgaacaccctgcgatattggaagttctcccaattaaaaatcattgaggggtctgaaattttcatcgtaggtgcatgcccactgtgagagagataatctaaaaagaaaaatccagaaatcacaatatataattttttaacaatttatttgtgtgatacagctgcaaataagtatttgaacacctgagaaaaccaatgttaatatttggtgcagtagcctttatgtgcaattacagaggtcaaacgtttcctgtagttgttcatcaggtttgcacccactgcaggagggattttggcccactcctccacacagatcttctctacatcaaaCAGGTGGCTGgggtgttgctgagaaacacagagtttcagctccctccaaagattttctattgggtttagatctggagactggcaagcctacgccagaaccttgacatgcttcttacagagccactccttgggttttctggttgtgtgctttgggtcattgtcatgttgaaagacccagcgacaatccatcttcaatgctctaactgagggaaaggagttgttccccaaaatctcacaatacatggccacggtcatcctcttcttaatacagtgcaggcgtcctgtcccatgtgcagaaaaacacccccaaagcatgatgctaccgcccccatgcttcacagtagggatggtgttcttggaatggaactcatcatttgtcttcctccaaaaag
This DNA window, taken from Syngnathoides biaculeatus isolate LvHL_M chromosome 17, ASM1980259v1, whole genome shotgun sequence, encodes the following:
- the LOC133491115 gene encoding glutamine synthetase-like; amino-acid sequence: MSCKLSQQDRNLFQVNMTSVSSSYLNKTVREHYMRLPQGEKCQVTYIWIDGTGEGLRNKTRTLDTEPKSIQDIPEWNFDGSSTYQSEGSNSDMYLIPVCMFRDPFTLDPNKLVLCEVLKHNRIAAETNHRMSCKKVMDQIQEHRLWFGIEQEYTLIGKDGHPFGWPQNGFPAPQGPYYCAVGTDKAIGRDIVECHYKACLYAGIKIFGTNAEVMPSQWEFQVGPCEGIEMGDHLWVARFLLHRVCEDFGVAATLDPKPIKGNWNGAGAHTNVSTKQMREEGGLQYIEQAIKKLSKKHMEHIKKYDPHGGQDNTRRLTGLHETSNVNEFSAGIANRGASIRIPRQVGQEKKGYFEDRRPAANCDPYLVTKAIATTCLLDDEEEVKGNLII